Sequence from the Gloeocapsa sp. DLM2.Bin57 genome:
ATAGTTGGTTTTAGCTCTTCTATCTCAACAGGGGGTACCTCTAACTCCTGAATAACTGCTGTTTCTTCTACTTCTGCTTCTGTTTCTTCTGACTCTATTACTACTGGTATTTCTGGTATTTCTGGTGTTTCTGGTGCTGTATTATTTTGTTGGAGATTGTAACCACAGTTACCACAGAAAACAGCATCATCTTGAACCGATTCACCGCATTGGGGACATTGAATCATCATTGGTAAAGGAGTCATACACTCTTCACAATTGGTCGCTCCATCAGGGTTAACGTGTGCACAACTAGGACAAATAACCATATTTTTAATTCTCCTGTTTCAAATTTGCTCCCGCTTCTTGTTAAACTAAGCTGGAAGGTCACCCTTCCGACTCGTCTGCAAAACCGTGCTTGAGACTTTCACCTCACACGGCTCCTCAACTACTTGACTCTTGTCACGAGTACCATTTCTTAGGCTTCCATCAGTTCTAGTTTTCGCATCATGGCAATGTGCATGAACGAATTGTAGGTTTTCGTAAGTATCTTTTCCACCCTTACATCTGGGGACTATATGATCAACTTCCCATATGTCCTCAAATTTGAATTCTTTGTGGCAGATATTACATTTACCTTTTTGTCGTTTTAACAGAGTTTGCTCTCGGGTCGTTAGTTCGATAGAGTTAGATAGCCTTTGTCCCCAATACACTTTATCCCCGTCGTAGGGCGAGCGATTGCCTTGAACTTTAATGTGACGTTTAATCACGGTATCAGGGTGCTCGAGCAATTCGTATCCATCATCAGATTTAAATACCCAATTACGGGTTTTTTCGATTTCCATACTCGTTGTTTTTCCCCTTCCCTGCTTGAAGTATTTTTCTTTGACCCATTTTGCTCCTTTTGTAGGATGACGGCGTTTACACCATCTTTTCAAAATTCCATACACTAAGCAATGTAAGTTCGAGAATTCTTCCTTGCTCACCACCGTAGAATAGTAATTACACCACCCACGGATTATAGGATTCAGGAGTTTTATAAGTACGGATTGATTCACACTCTTGTTATTTCTGATGATATCCGCTATCTTTTCGTAGTGCTTTTTGATTGCTTTTTTGGAAGGTTTCGTTAAAGTCTTGTAACCTAATTTCTGACCATTTGTTGATTTCCCGCTTTGCTGTTTACCCTGTGGATAATGTCTAATATTGAATCCTAGAAAATCGAATCCTTCTGTTGTATGGGTTATCTTGGTCTTTTCCTCTTTCAACTGTAGCCCGATTGGTTCGAGAAGTGAGCTGATTATTTCTTTTGCTCTTTCTACGATTGCTCTGGACTCGTGTATTACTACAAAGTCATCAGCATATCTGATAAAGGAAAATGATTTTAGGTTATTCTTTTTGTGTCCTCTCCACGTTTTCACCCATTCGTTTAATTTATCTTCTATTCCATGCAGTGCGATATTGGCTAACAACGGTGATATCACCCCTCCTTGCGGTGTTCCTTCTTCTGTTAGGAATAGCTCTTTATCTTGCATGAATCCCGATTTCAACCACATCTTGATTTGACGTTTAAAGTTTACCGGACAGTCTCCTAGTTTTTCCAGTAGATATTGATGATTGATTTTGTCAAAACATTTGGCTATATCCGCATCCAATACCCATTTCTGCTTATATCGGATTTGGTTAAAGATTGCTTCTATAGCATCGTGGCATGACCGACCTGGTCGGAATCCATAACTGTTAGGCTCAAAAACCGCTTCCCATTCTGGCTCTAAAGCCATCAGGAGTAGCATCTGGACTG
This genomic interval carries:
- the ltrA gene encoding group II intron reverse transcriptase/maturase — encoded protein: LQKRIYRAKVAGNQKLVKGLQRLLVNSKSAKALAIRKVTQDNRGKRTAGVDGRKVLTPKQRMGLINNLKIEGKAKPLRRIYIPKPNGEKRPLSIPTIRDRAVQMLLLMALEPEWEAVFEPNSYGFRPGRSCHDAIEAIFNQIRYKQKWVLDADIAKCFDKINHQYLLEKLGDCPVNFKRQIKMWLKSGFMQDKELFLTEEGTPQGGVISPLLANIALHGIEDKLNEWVKTWRGHKKNNLKSFSFIRYADDFVVIHESRAIVERAKEIISSLLEPIGLQLKEEKTKITHTTEGFDFLGFNIRHYPQGKQQSGKSTNGQKLGYKTLTKPSKKAIKKHYEKIADIIRNNKSVNQSVLIKLLNPIIRGWCNYYSTVVSKEEFSNLHCLVYGILKRWCKRRHPTKGAKWVKEKYFKQGRGKTTSMEIEKTRNWVFKSDDGYELLEHPDTVIKRHIKVQGNRSPYDGDKVYWGQRLSNSIELTTREQTLLKRQKGKCNICHKEFKFEDIWEVDHIVPRCKGGKDTYENLQFVHAHCHDAKTRTDGSLRNGTRDKSQVVEEPCEVKVSSTVLQTSRKGDLPA